TCTTTGCCATCGTGGATAGTCGCCGCCCGACCCAGCAGGCTGCCGGCCAGCGCGATGCCCTGCCCGCCAATGCCGCCAAGCCTGATTTCAGTAATATTTTCGGCTGCGGAACCAGTCATGGCTTTATCCGAGGAAAACCTCGCGCTCGATATCGACGAAATTACCGACGGTGATGGGCTGCGAGGGGTCGACAATGTCGATGCCCAGCTGCTCCAGTTCACCGGCGCCGTTGTCTATGCGGCAGCGCTGACGGTACATCTCGACTTCTTCTATACCCTCGCCAAGATCGTTGCGCCGGCCAAAACTGGTCGGGCATGGCGACAGCACCTCGGTAAAGCAAAAACCCTTCTTCTCCATCGAACGCAATACCGCATCGGTAAACTGTCGCACGTGCAGCACGGTCCAGCGCGCGACGAAGCTGGCGCCGGCCGCCTTGGCCAGGTGCGGCAGATTGAATGGCTGCTCGACTGCACCGCGTGGGGCGGTAGTTCCCCTGGCGCCTACCGGCGTGGTTGGACCCACCTGCCCGCCCGTCATGCCGTAGTTGAAATTGTTGATGCAGATGACGTTCAGATTCACGTTGCGGCGTGCCGCATGGATGAAATGATTACCGCCGATGGCGATGAGGTCGCCGTCGCCGCTGATAACGGTGACCGTTAGCTCCGGGTTGTGCACCGCTATGCCGAGCGCGAACGGCAGCGCGCGGCCATGCGTAGTGTGGTAGGAATCGACGTTGACATAGCCTGCGGCGCGGCCACTGCAGCCGATACCCGACACGCAGACATGGCGGTCCGGATCGATGCCCGACTCGTTGATGGCGTGCACGTAACTATGGATGACCGTGCCAATACCGCAGCCGGCGCACAGGATATGCGGCAGCCGGTCGGCCCGCATCAGGTGATCGATGGGATGAATCGTGGCAACCGTCATGATGTGATCACTTCCAGTATTGCGGCGGGCGTAGGCATCTCGCCGCCGGCATGATTGAGCCCGATTACGGGCAGCCGGGTGTGTCGCTCCACTTCACGCCGCAGCTGGCCGAGATTAACTTCGGGCACGACAATTCGCGTCACGGTGCCGGCCTCCAGCAGCTGCTGCAGTCGGGTTTGTGGAAATGGCCAGATAGTTTTTGGTCGCAGCAGGCCAACCTTCTGCCCATCATTGCGTGCCTCACGCACCGCGCGCCGCGCCGAACGTGCGGTACAGCCATAGGCAATCACGACGGTTTCGGCATCGTCCAGACCAATCTCTTCAAACTCGACGATACTGCCGGCATTCAGCCGCACCTTGTCCACCAGCCGTCTGACCAGCTTGTCATGCGTTGCGGCCGTCAGTGCCGGATAACCACGCTCGTCATGAGTCAGCCCGGTCATGTGCACCTTGTGACCATCGCCGGCA
This window of the Gammaproteobacteria bacterium genome carries:
- a CDS encoding 2-oxoacid:ferredoxin oxidoreductase subunit beta; translation: MTVATIHPIDHLMRADRLPHILCAGCGIGTVIHSYVHAINESGIDPDRHVCVSGIGCSGRAAGYVNVDSYHTTHGRALPFALGIAVHNPELTVTVISGDGDLIAIGGNHFIHAARRNVNLNVICINNFNYGMTGGQVGPTTPVGARGTTAPRGAVEQPFNLPHLAKAAGASFVARWTVLHVRQFTDAVLRSMEKKGFCFTEVLSPCPTSFGRRNDLGEGIEEVEMYRQRCRIDNGAGELEQLGIDIVDPSQPITVGNFVDIEREVFLG